One segment of Sylvia atricapilla isolate bSylAtr1 chromosome 8, bSylAtr1.pri, whole genome shotgun sequence DNA contains the following:
- the MACROH2A2 gene encoding core histone macro-H2A.2 isoform X1, which translates to MSGRSGKKKMSKLSRSSRAGVIFPVGRMMRYLKKGTYKYRIGVGAPVYMAAVIEYLAAEILELAGNAARDNKKGRIAPRHILLAVANDEELNQLLKGVTIASGGVLPRIQPELLAKKRGAKGKSETILSPAPEKKGRKSMVNKKSGKKAKTTKARTSKKNKQKDNEKEGASNSATEDGPGDGFTILSSKSLVPGQKLSLTQSDISHIGSMKVEGIVHPTTAEIDLKEEIGKALEKAGGKEFLETVKELRKSQGPLEVAEAALTQSSGLAAKFVIHCHIPQWGSDKCEEQLEETVKNCLTAAEDKKLKSVAFPPFPSGRNCFPKQTAAQVTLRAISTHFDGTSSSSLKNIYFLLFDSESIGIYVQEMAKLDTK; encoded by the exons ATGTCAGGGCGGAGcgggaagaagaaaatgtccAAGCTGTCCCGCTcgagcagggctggggtgatTTTCCCTGTGGGGAGGATGATGCGCTACCTGAAGAAAGGGACCTACAAGTACCGCATTGGGGTCGGAGCGCCGGTGTACATGGCAGCTGTCATTGAGTACCTCGCAG CCGAAATCCTGGAGTTGGCAGGAAACGCGGCGCGGGACAACAAGAAGGGGAGGATTGCCCCCAGACACATCCTCCTGGCAGTTGCAAATGATGAGGAACTGAATCAG TTGCTCAAAGGTGTGACTATTGCAAGTGGAGGTGTCCTGCCCAGAATTCAGCCTGAGCTTCTGGCCAAGAAACGAGGTGCCAAAGGCAAATCTGAGACCAtcctttcccctgctcctgaGAAGAAGGGGAGGAAATCCATGGTGAACAAAAAGAGTGGGAAGAAGGCAAAGACTACCAAGGCCCGGACGTCCAAAAAG AACAAACAAAAGgacaatgaaaaagaaggaGCTTCAAATTCAGCAACTGAAGATGGACCTGGGGATGGTTTCACTATCTTGTCTTCCAAGAGCCTTGTGCCAGGACAAAAG ctttctctgacACAGAGTGACATCAGCCATATTGGCTCCATGAAAGTAGAAGGCATTGTTCACCCTACAACTGCTGAAATAGACCTCAAGGAGGAAATAG GCaaggcactggaaaaggctggaggCAAAGAGTTCTTGGAAACAGTGAAAGAGCTTCGCAAATCTCAAGGACCTTTGGAAGTTGCTGAAG CTGCACTCACTCAGTCTAGCGGCCTAGCAGCAAAGTTTGTCATCCACTGTCACATCCCACAGTGGGGCTCGGACAAGTGTGAAGAGCAGCTTGAGGAGACTGTCAAGAACTGCTTAACAGCTGCAGAAGACAAGAAGTTGAAGTCTGTGGCTTTCCCCCCATTTCCCAGTGGCAG AAACTGCTTCCCAAAACAGACGGCAGCCCAGGTGACCCTCAGAGCTATTTCCACCCATTTCGACGGCACCAGCTCTTCCTCCTTGAAGAACATTTACTTTCTGCTCTTCGACAGTGAAAGCATTGGCATCTACGTGCAAGAAATGGCCAAGCTAGACACTAAGTAG
- the MACROH2A2 gene encoding core histone macro-H2A.2 isoform X2 yields MSGRSGKKKMSKLSRSSRAGVIFPVGRMMRYLKKGTYKYRIGVGAPVYMAAVIEYLAAEILELAGNAARDNKKGRIAPRHILLAVANDEELNQLLKGVTIASGGVLPRIQPELLAKKRGAKGKSETILSPAPEKKGRKSMVNKKSGKKAKTTKARTSKKNKQKDNEKEGASNSATEDGPGDGFTILSSKSLVPGQKLSLTQSDISHIGSMKVEGIVHPTTAEIDLKEEIGKALEKAGGKEFLETVKELRKSQGPLEVAEVGLGQV; encoded by the exons ATGTCAGGGCGGAGcgggaagaagaaaatgtccAAGCTGTCCCGCTcgagcagggctggggtgatTTTCCCTGTGGGGAGGATGATGCGCTACCTGAAGAAAGGGACCTACAAGTACCGCATTGGGGTCGGAGCGCCGGTGTACATGGCAGCTGTCATTGAGTACCTCGCAG CCGAAATCCTGGAGTTGGCAGGAAACGCGGCGCGGGACAACAAGAAGGGGAGGATTGCCCCCAGACACATCCTCCTGGCAGTTGCAAATGATGAGGAACTGAATCAG TTGCTCAAAGGTGTGACTATTGCAAGTGGAGGTGTCCTGCCCAGAATTCAGCCTGAGCTTCTGGCCAAGAAACGAGGTGCCAAAGGCAAATCTGAGACCAtcctttcccctgctcctgaGAAGAAGGGGAGGAAATCCATGGTGAACAAAAAGAGTGGGAAGAAGGCAAAGACTACCAAGGCCCGGACGTCCAAAAAG AACAAACAAAAGgacaatgaaaaagaaggaGCTTCAAATTCAGCAACTGAAGATGGACCTGGGGATGGTTTCACTATCTTGTCTTCCAAGAGCCTTGTGCCAGGACAAAAG ctttctctgacACAGAGTGACATCAGCCATATTGGCTCCATGAAAGTAGAAGGCATTGTTCACCCTACAACTGCTGAAATAGACCTCAAGGAGGAAATAG GCaaggcactggaaaaggctggaggCAAAGAGTTCTTGGAAACAGTGAAAGAGCTTCGCAAATCTCAAGGACCTTTGGAAGTTGCTGAAG TGGGGCTCGGACAAGTGTGA